CTCAAGCTTTGTTTTATTTAACTCTCTCTCTTACAATCATTTTAAGATTGATAAGTTAAACTATTTTTGGATTTGATAACGTACTTATGGTTTTAGAAGCACTCGCGCCTTTTCGAAAAGTCGCACTGCAACTTTTTTCTATCAACCGCAAAGAAATCAAAGTAAGTTTTTCTAATGAATGTTATTCCATCCGCATTCCTGACAAGGACTCCCCGGAAGGTTTTTGGACAAGCACGCTAAAAATTGATCAAGAGAACCAGTTAACGTTTGCCTCTTGTAACTGCCCCGAAGGAGAGTGTTGTGAACATTTAATGACAGCATATTTTGCTGCTTATGATCCTCAAGCTCTAGAGTTCATTCATCGTAAGTTTCTACAGTCCTTTTGGTATCACTACTTTCTTAAACTCTTCCTAGATGCTGCGAAATTAGAAGCAAAAGAACATGAACGATATCTTCTGCAGACGCCGCAGCTTTTTTGTGAAATTTCCTGTAACTCTCCTGAAGCCTTCCAACGCTGGCTTCCTCTCATTCATGAATCTCAAGAACCTACAGCACGAACACTCACTACCTTCCCACAATCTGCACTATATCGCATCGCGAAGCAATGTTTCCTCTTTAACCTTGCTGGAGCGCGTCTACATATCCATGAAAATCCCCAAGGCTTCCCCTCAAAATTTTCTTTTCACTGGGAAGGGATTACTTGCACAGGAGAGATTCTAGACTTTCCTACATTAGAAAAGCTTTTCCCCACATTAGAGATCTCTCATACTACTTTAGAGGAGTCTCACAAAGATTTTATTCTCTCCGCTATTCAAATAGACACTGAGAAATCACAAGTACGCTGTACTCTTGTTCCTGAATCTCCTAGGTTCCCACTTTCTCACGTTACACAGCTAGGCTCCCGAGGGTATCTTGCAGGAAGAAATGCTGTCATCTCTAACTCTAGAGAAATCTCCATCCCTATCTATCTTCTTCCTTTGCTTCCCGAAGCTCTTCAAAAACAACTGTTCCCCCAGCTAGATTATACAACAACAGAAAAGCCCTTACGCTATACTATCCACTTCCTTCGCGACGCCTCGCTATCGTTCTCCGCTTACCTCCATACTCCCGGGGACCTTGATTCAGGGCAACTTCTTTTTCCCAATTACTGCTACAGTCCTAATCTTGGGCTATTTCCTATTTCTGGAGCGCTTTCTCCTCAGATCTCATTTACCGTAAAATCAGATCAGGTGGAAGAATTCCTAGATAATATGGGCCACCAGATTCAAGAGCCGGGGTTTCAAGTTTTTACAGATGCACATCCTAAAGGGCATCTTACTTATAGTGTGACAGAACGTGGGGAGCTTCTTTTCCGCTATGATGTTGGGGAACCAACAGCTACAGAAATGTATTTTGGGAAATGGACTTATTTCCCTACTCAGGGGTTCTTTCTATTAGAGAAAAATACTAGCCCTATTCACGATGGGGTGATTGTTGAATCTGCAGATATCCCCGCTTTTATTGTACAAAACGAAGAAGCCCTACAGAAAATCTCCGGTTTTTTCACTCCACCGACAACCTCATCAATAGCTCTCTTTCTGGAAGTGCGCAAAGCAGAAAAATCTGGATTAGATCTTCTCCCTAAGTTTGAAGGGATAGAAACAGAGCAGGCCACACTATTTGGAAATTTCGTGTATCAAGAAGGAAAAGGGTTTACAAAACTTCCTATAACTCTACAAAAAATTTATTCCCTACCTAAGCACATCCCTGCAGAACAGGTCCCAGAGTTTATTCGAGAATTTTTTCGTAATGAAAAAATCCTCTTCCCCAATCCTGAAACACACCCTCCAGAAAGCTACGAACTCATTATCCAAGCAATATCGCGACCTCACCCAGCCTCTCCCCTACATTTGAAGCTCTCATTAAAGACAAATCTAGGTTCTGTGCCCTTAGGAACAGTGTTGCAAGGGATAAAAAATAAAAAAGCATATCTATATACACAAGCAGGCTTTTTACACCTACAACACTGCCTTTTTCACTTTTTACAACAGTTTCTTGCTGTACATAAATGTCTTATTCCTGAAAGCACTCTCATTGCTTCTGTTGCGGATATCTTTAAACTCGATGCCTTAGCCTCATTAACTCTTGCACAGGATGTTCTTGCGACAGAGGAAGACCTTCAATTCTTCTCGCAACTTAAGGCAGCATGTTTACCTCCTATCCCGCAAAACTTTTTCTCCACAGATCATCAACTTCGGCCTTATCAAAATAGTGGGCTACTGTGGTTATGGTTCTTATATAACTATCGTCTTTCTGGGCTTCTTTGTGATGAAATGGGGCTAGGGAAAACCCACCAAGCAACAGCATTGCTTGATGTCGTCTATCAATCCTCCAAAGAGCCTCCCCATCCAAAGTTCCTTGTAGTATGTCCTACGAGCGTATTACCCCATTGGGAACACATTTTAAGCTCTCACCTTGCTGGAGTGAGCATGTTTACATTCCATGGCCCTAATAAACCCAGCACTCTTCCTCCTTGTGATATTTTGCTCACCTCCTATGGAACACTACGGCAAAACTACTCGAAATTTTATAAGCTCGCCTTTACCATCGCTGTTTTTGATGAGATCCATGTGGCGAAAAATAAAACGAGCCAAATCCACAAAATCCTCTGTCGCTTAGATGCCCATATGAAACTCGGATTGACAGGGACACCTGTGGAAAACAATCTTTTAGAATTCAAAGGTCTCTTAGATATTATCTTACCGAATTACCTCCCTTCTGATACATTATTTAAGAAGCTCTTTACACAGAAAGCCTCCTCAGAAGATCTTGAGGATATCCCCTCTCAAGATCTTTTATTAAAGCTTACCCGTCCGTTTATCTTAAGAAGAACGAAAAAGCTCGTTCTTCCTGAGCTTCCAGAAAAGGTAGAATCTATTGTTCCCTGTGTACTCTCTGCAGAGCAAGAAAGGTTGTATGCTAAAGCTTTACAACAAGAAAAAAGCCAAATCCAACAGCTCGAAACTGAAGAAACCACAAATTTCCTTCATATCTTTGCGCTTCTAAACCACCTAAAACAAATATGCGATCATCCTGCAGTCTTTTTCAAAAAGCCTGAAGAATACCATCACCATCACTCCGGGAAATGGAATGTTTTTGTAAAGCTCCTTCAAGATTCCTTAGCTTCTGGATATAAAGTCGTCGTGTTCTCTCAATATATCCACATGATCCAAATTATCACGCAATATCTTGAAGAAATCGGGATAAAGTATGCCTCTATTCAAGGGAAGTCGTTAAACAGAAAAGAGGAAATCGAAAGGTTTTCTACAGATCCTACATGTCGGGTGTTTGTAGGGTCATTATTAGCTGCAGGGACAGGAATAAACCTTACAGCTGGGAATATTGTGATCATGTACGACCGTTGGTGGAATCCTGCTAAAGAAAATCAAGCTTTAGATCGCGTGCATAGATTCGGGCAGAAAAATACCGTGTTTATTTATAAATTAATCACGGAAAACACTCTGGAAGAGCGCATTCACTATCTCATAGAGAAAAAAATTCACCTTTTAGACAAAGTCATCGTTACACAAGATTCTAACATTTTACATATGCTCAATCGTGAAGACCTCTTGGCAATCTTATCCTATAAAGATGAACATAACGAAATAGAAGAGCCGCAGATATAGCTTAAGGATGATATAACCTACGATACCCTTGATAGGTGAGTACAGAGCCTAGAATCCCATAGAGATACACGCGACTTTTTGGCCACGTGAGGGTCAACCCATCATCAGTAGCAAAAAATAAAATCAAAACCGCAAACGCTAAAAAGCCAATCCCTAAAAATCCCACTATCAACGGCCAATATTGCAACCACATATAGCGTGACTCTGGTTCTGTACTTTCTGCACTCAAATGTTTCTGATTGCCTAAAACTGCTTCCCAATCTTCAGAAGAAACAGCGAACAAATCTTCAACATCTCCCTTTGCGGAATCTTCAGATAAAGAAACATGACAAGAAGCAAATCCCCCAGAAGTTACGGGAGGGTCTTGTAAAAATGCACTACAATAGGGACATTGTGATACGTGCTTCGAAACGCTTCCTTCACATTTCCAACACGTGCGTTGTACATCCGTTTCTTTAGCTAATGGCATGGGGACTAAGCCTTCTTCAGTACAATTTATGAAGAGATATCAAACAACTCTACATGAAATACGCTTACTTCAGAGTTTCCTTTAAACTATAACTTCTATGGGGAAAAAATCAATGCTGAAAATTAATCATTAGATCTAAAATGCGTAAAAGCTCCTAAAATATGATGCCATGTCTTTGTACAATTCACTAATTAGTGGTATTACTTCAGCAATTTTATAATATAAGAGTAGGAACACTTCGATGACTAAAGAGTTTGACTGCGTTGTTATTGGTTCAGGCCCTGGGGGATATGTCGCCGCAATTACTGCAGCACAATCCGGCTTAAATACAGCTCTAGTTGAAGAACTACACGCAGGAGGAACCTGTTTAAACCGTGGGTGCATTCCTTCTAAGGCTCTAATCACTGGAGCACACCTCGTCTCTCAACTCTCACATGCAAAAGAGTTTGGGATTCATATAGAAGGGATGTCGATTGATTATTCCGCTATGGTAAGACGCAAAGATACCGTAGTACAAGGCATCCGACAGGGGCTAGAGGGGTTAATTCGCAGCAATAAAATCTCCGTTTTTCAGGGAAGAGGATCTTTAGTTTCCTCTACAGAAGTTAAGGTTATCGGAGAAAATACTGACATTCTCAAAACAAAAAAAATCATTCTCGCAACAGGCTCTGAACCCCGCCCTTTCCCAGGAGTCCCTTTTTCCTCGCGAATCCTTTGCTCTACAGGGATATTGAATCTTTCTTCCTTACCTAAAACGCTAGCAATCATTGGCGGAGGAGTCATTGGTTGTGAATTTGCCTCCTTATTCCACGCTCTAGGGGTAGAAGTTACCTTAATTGAGGCAATGGATCAGATTCTCCCTATCAATAATCTCGAAATTTCTAAAACAATTACGTCAGAATTTACAAAACGAGGCATACGCGTGCTTACAAAAGCTTCGGTCTCTGCGTTGCAGGAGACCGAAAGTAGCGTTACCATGCAAATAAACGCTCAGCCTGAAACCTTTGATTTTGTCTTAGTAGCAATTGGCCGAACATTTAACACAGCGAACCTCCACCTAGATAAAGCTGGCGTGATCTGCAATGACCGTGGAATCATCCCCGTAGATGACATGATGCAAACAAATATTCCTAATATTTACGCCATTGGCGATATCACAGGGAAATGCTTGCTTGCACATGTTGCCTCCCATCAAGGAATTATCGCAGGGAAAAATGCTTCTGGGCATACGAAAGTTATGGATTACTCTGCGATCCCTTCTGTGATTTTCACGACACCAGAAGTTGCCATAACAGGGCTCTCCCCTTACGAAGCGCAACAGCAAAATCTCCCTGTTAAACTCACAAAATTTCCCTTCAAAGCTATAGGGAAGGCCGTTGCCATGGGGGAGTCTCAAGGTTTTGCCGCAATTCTTAGTCACGAAACCACACAACAAATTTTAGGAGCCTATGTCATCGGCCCCCATGCGGCTTCTCTCATTGGGGAAATGACTCTCGCTATCCGTAATGAACTTACATTGCCTTGCATCTATGAGACAATTCATGCCCACCCTACACTTTCTGAGGTTTGGGCAGAAGGGGCAATGCTCGCTGCCAATCATCCTCTACATCTTCCTCCGAAATTATGACACTACCAGAATCCCCAAAGCAAAAAAAACCTCTTCCTAGCCGCTTCCCAAAATGGCTGCGGCTAAAACTCCCCAAAGGATCAACATTTGCTAAAACAGATGCTGCTATAAAGAGTGTCAGCATGGCAACAGTATGTGAAGAGGCGTTATGCCCTAACCGCACTTCATGCTGGTCTCGGAAAACGGCAACTTATTTAGCACTAGGTTCTGCCTGCTCAAGACGCTGCGGCTTTTGCAACATAGACTTTACACAAAAACCCCAGCCTATCGATCCCCAAGAACCGGAAAAAATTGCATTATCAGCGAAAGCTTTAAATCTTCGTCATGTAGTGATTACCATGGTAGCACGAGATGATTTAGAAGATGGAGGTGCTGAAGGGCTAGTAAAAATCATCCAAAAGTTAAAAGAGGAGCTTCCAAAAGCAACAATAGAAATCCTTGCTTCAGACTTTCAGGGAAACCTCTCTGCTTTATATACCCTACTAAATGCTGGGCTAGAAATTTATAATCACAATATCGAAACTGTAGAGCGCTTAACCCCCATGGTACGCCACAAAGCAACATACCAACGTTCTCTTTCTATGCTTGAGGCCGCAGCGAAATATCGCCCTAACATATTGACTAAGTCTGGGATCATGGTAGGATTGGGAGAGCAAGAAAGTGAGGTGAAACATGCTCTCCAAGATCTTGCTTCCATTGGGGTGAAGATTGTTACTATCGGTCAATACTTACGCCCTTCTCGCTTGCATATTCCCGTAAAAGAATACGTCACACCAGAAACATTTGCCTATTATCGCCAAGTTGGAGAATCTTTAGGATTGTATGTCCATGCTGGACCTTTCGTGCGCTCTAGCCTCAACGCAGATATTGTACTTGATACGCTGCAACAAAAGATATCTAGCGTATCGTAATTCCCCACACCTTCCATATTCACATGCTTTAGAGTCTGTCTTTAGAGGAGAAGTTTCGGGTTTTTACCGCGCGCAACCACTTCACTATCATGAGGTTACTTCTTATTCAATGTTCACGATTGGCACTAATCCCCCCTTTTGCTATGGTGAGTAAAAAGGTATGCGTGGATTATGTTTCGTAGTTCTATTTCTCGGTGCTTTTTCTTTTTGTTCGCTCTGTTTTGTTGTACAGGGTGTAATAGCCGATCGCTCATTGTGTATGGGCTTCCAGGAAGAGAAGCAAATGAAATCGTAGTTCTTCTTGTTAGCAAAGGAGTCGCTGCACAAAAGCTCCCTAAAGCTGCAGCCTCTACGGGAGGAGGATCTACAGAACAGCTTTGGGATATCTCTGTGCCTTCAGCACAAATTACTGAAGCCTTGGCTATTTTAAATCAGGCTGGTCTTCCTAGAATGAAAGGAACTAGTCTCTTGGACTTATTTGCCAAACAAGGTCTTGTCCCATCAGAACTCCAAGAAAAAATCCGCTACCAAGAAGGCCTTTCAGAACAGATGGCCTCTACGATTCGTAAAATGGATGGGATCGTAGATGCTAGTGTGCAAATTTCCTTCTCTACGGAAGAAGACGTTGTCCCACTCACTGCCTCTGTTTACGTGAAACATCGTGGGGTTTTAGACAACCCTAACAGTATTATGGCCTCCAAAATCAAGCGCTTAATTGCTAGTGCAGTCCCTGGTCTCACCCCTGAAAATGTTTCCGTGGTTAGCGATCGCGCTGCCTACAGCGACATTACCATTAATGGCCCTTGGGGATTAACAGATGATATCGATTATGTTTCCGTCTGGGGGATTGTGCTAGCCAAATCGTCACTCTTAAAGTTTCGCCTTATCTTTTATTTCTTAATTCTTATTTTGTTTATCCTTTCATGCGGGCTTCTTTGGGTCATTTGGAAAACACATACTCTCATTCTTTCCTTGGGAGGAGCAAAAAGTTTGTTCTCACCAACGCCATACTCTACTGTAGCGTTAAACTCTGCACAACCCACAAACAAAGCTCCTGATGCTAAAGATCCTGCAGAAGCTCCTGCAGAAAAAGAGGATGCTGAGCAAGCTAAAGAGGCCTCAACAGATGCTCCAGAAGGAAGCGCAGAAAATGAGGAAAGTTAGTGACTGCCAATACCTTCGGAACTCTAGACATCTTAATGAAGCACTCCAAAGAGGATGATCTGGCAAGATTTTTGCCAGAGGATCTTCTTGTCTCCTCTCCACATTCTCAGGAAATTCCTTTAAGTGCGCTGTCATTTTCTATGCGTTGGCTAGCAACGATCCATCCTTCCTGGATTGCAGCAGCATTCAAAGAGTTCCCAAAAGAAATTCAAAGTCAGCTTTTAGCTCTTCTTCCAGAATCTCTCGTTCAGGAACTTCTTCCTTTACTACCTAGTATTGCAGCTCTCCCCAAGCGCTGTTCAGATTTTGGAGCGTTTTATCTTCTCCATATGTTGAGTGAGAAACTACGCCCTGCTGGCATTGTTGAGGAGGTTTTTCTTCCCGCATCTACGATGAACGCGATGTTATATTACTCGGGGCCTACGAAAATCTCCGTGATTAATTGTTTAGGAATGCACTACCTTGCAAAAGAACTTAGGAACATCGTAGATAAAGTCCTTATTGAGCGTGTGCATAACATCCTCTCCCCTACAGAAAAATCTTTTCTAATCTACTGCCAATCTCATCCTATGAAGTATCTTGAAAGTACGAATTTTCTTGATGCCTGGGAAGAAGATGCGGATCTTTTGCCCTTTCTTCATAAGCAGGGGTTGCGCTTTTTAGCAATAGCTTTAGCTAAAGAAAACGCATCTTTTTTATGGTATTTTTTAAGAAGATTAGACCTTCACCGAGGGTACGTCTTTGAACAGGCCTTACAAGAGTCTTTTATGAATCCCCATGTGGATTACTATAAAAATATTTTGGAAAGATGTTTAAAAGTTTTGGTGCAATAAACTTGTCTTAAAGAAAAAAAAGAGCTTAGATAATGAAAATACGAAGGAAAAGTTCCTCGTAAAACCATAAACTTCACAATAACAAAGGAGCGGCGTTTCTCTAAAATTCTTGGAGATGCGCCTTGAGTAGAGATGAAATTTTTCAGCCTAATTCATTCACAAGACGATGTCTCCCCAAATACGAAGGTTTTAGCTCCCGAGGCATTTTCCTCTCTTCTAGATGCTGAAGAGCTTTTAGAGCACGCAAAAGAAGACAGCGAGACCTTTCTTAAAAACACAGAGGAAGAGTGTGAGAGGCTACGTCAAGCAGCTAAAACTCAGGGGTTTAAAGATGGCTGCAGCGAATGGAATGCCCAGTTAGCTTTTCTTCAGCAGGAAATTCAAAATTTGCGCAACCGCGTGAGAGATTCTTTAGTGCAGCTAGCGGTTGCGAGCGTAAAAAAGATTATAGGGAAAGAGTTGGAAATGCATCCAGAAACTATTGTTTCTATCATTTCTCAAGCACTCAAAGAGCTCACCCAAAATAAACAGATTACTATCTATCTCAATCCCAAAGACCTTCAGATTGTTGAACAAAACCGCCCTGAGTTGAAAAAAATTGTGGAGTATGCCGATACATTAATTCTTACGACCAAGCCTGAAGTAACCCCAGGAGGATGTATTATCGAAACGGAAGCGGGGATTGTAAATGCGCAGCTTGATGTACAATTACTCGCCCTCGAAAAGGCTTTCTCCTCTATATTAAAACAAAAAGACCCCACTGTAAGTGAGTCAGAATCTCCCTCTTCTACTCAAAAAGAGGGGAAAAAAGAATAAAGGGATTCCAAAACCATGCGCATCGTTTTCCGAACTCTCCTTTGTATTTTTGCCTGTAGTGCTCCGTGGTGCGTAGCTCATGCAGATGTTTCATCGGTATCCTGCCCTTCTCGTTGTGACTCGTCTCCTTTGCCGCCATCACAGGATCTTCCTGCTCCTGTGATAGAGAAAAAACCGCTACCCATGCCCTCCTATCGGCTTCCAGTATCTGCAGATGATGTACTCCCCAGAGAAGGATTATCTGAGGGGAGTTTCTCCGACACCTATCCTGACCTCACAACGCAAGCAGTTATTCTGATTTTCTTAGCATTATCGCCCTTCTTGGTCATGCTGCTCACGTCATATTTGAAAATCATCATTACCCTAGTACTGTTAAGAAACGCCTTAGGAGTGCAGCAAACTCCTCCGAGCCAAGTGCTCAATGGTATCGCTCTTATTCTTTCTATTTATGTGATGTTCCCTACAGGAGCAGCCATGTATAAAGATGCAAAAAAAGAAATCGAAGCGAACACTATTCCCAGGAATTTATTTACTGCAGAAGGTGCAGAGACTGTTTTTGTTGCCTTTAACAAATCTAAGGAGCCGTTGAGAAACTTTTTA
This genomic stretch from Chlamydia pecorum E58 harbors:
- the lpdA gene encoding dihydrolipoyl dehydrogenase → MTKEFDCVVIGSGPGGYVAAITAAQSGLNTALVEELHAGGTCLNRGCIPSKALITGAHLVSQLSHAKEFGIHIEGMSIDYSAMVRRKDTVVQGIRQGLEGLIRSNKISVFQGRGSLVSSTEVKVIGENTDILKTKKIILATGSEPRPFPGVPFSSRILCSTGILNLSSLPKTLAIIGGGVIGCEFASLFHALGVEVTLIEAMDQILPINNLEISKTITSEFTKRGIRVLTKASVSALQETESSVTMQINAQPETFDFVLVAIGRTFNTANLHLDKAGVICNDRGIIPVDDMMQTNIPNIYAIGDITGKCLLAHVASHQGIIAGKNASGHTKVMDYSAIPSVIFTTPEVAITGLSPYEAQQQNLPVKLTKFPFKAIGKAVAMGESQGFAAILSHETTQQILGAYVIGPHAASLIGEMTLAIRNELTLPCIYETIHAHPTLSEVWAEGAMLAANHPLHLPPKL
- a CDS encoding HrpE/YscL family type III secretion apparatus protein — its product is MKFFSLIHSQDDVSPNTKVLAPEAFSSLLDAEELLEHAKEDSETFLKNTEEECERLRQAAKTQGFKDGCSEWNAQLAFLQQEIQNLRNRVRDSLVQLAVASVKKIIGKELEMHPETIVSIISQALKELTQNKQITIYLNPKDLQIVEQNRPELKKIVEYADTLILTTKPEVTPGGCIIETEAGIVNAQLDVQLLALEKAFSSILKQKDPTVSESESPSSTQKEGKKE
- the lipA gene encoding lipoyl synthase is translated as MTLPESPKQKKPLPSRFPKWLRLKLPKGSTFAKTDAAIKSVSMATVCEEALCPNRTSCWSRKTATYLALGSACSRRCGFCNIDFTQKPQPIDPQEPEKIALSAKALNLRHVVITMVARDDLEDGGAEGLVKIIQKLKEELPKATIEILASDFQGNLSALYTLLNAGLEIYNHNIETVERLTPMVRHKATYQRSLSMLEAAAKYRPNILTKSGIMVGLGEQESEVKHALQDLASIGVKIVTIGQYLRPSRLHIPVKEYVTPETFAYYRQVGESLGLYVHAGPFVRSSLNADIVLDTLQQKISSVS
- the sctR gene encoding type III secretion system export apparatus subunit SctR; translation: MRIVFRTLLCIFACSAPWCVAHADVSSVSCPSRCDSSPLPPSQDLPAPVIEKKPLPMPSYRLPVSADDVLPREGLSEGSFSDTYPDLTTQAVILIFLALSPFLVMLLTSYLKIIITLVLLRNALGVQQTPPSQVLNGIALILSIYVMFPTGAAMYKDAKKEIEANTIPRNLFTAEGAETVFVAFNKSKEPLRNFLIRNTPKAQIQSFYKISQKTFPAEIREHLSATDFVIVIPAFIMGQIKNAFEIGVMIYLPFFVIDLVTANILVAMQMMMLSPLSISLPLKLLLVVMVDGWTLLLQGLMISFK
- a CDS encoding DEAD/DEAH box helicase, which codes for MVLEALAPFRKVALQLFSINRKEIKVSFSNECYSIRIPDKDSPEGFWTSTLKIDQENQLTFASCNCPEGECCEHLMTAYFAAYDPQALEFIHRKFLQSFWYHYFLKLFLDAAKLEAKEHERYLLQTPQLFCEISCNSPEAFQRWLPLIHESQEPTARTLTTFPQSALYRIAKQCFLFNLAGARLHIHENPQGFPSKFSFHWEGITCTGEILDFPTLEKLFPTLEISHTTLEESHKDFILSAIQIDTEKSQVRCTLVPESPRFPLSHVTQLGSRGYLAGRNAVISNSREISIPIYLLPLLPEALQKQLFPQLDYTTTEKPLRYTIHFLRDASLSFSAYLHTPGDLDSGQLLFPNYCYSPNLGLFPISGALSPQISFTVKSDQVEEFLDNMGHQIQEPGFQVFTDAHPKGHLTYSVTERGELLFRYDVGEPTATEMYFGKWTYFPTQGFFLLEKNTSPIHDGVIVESADIPAFIVQNEEALQKISGFFTPPTTSSIALFLEVRKAEKSGLDLLPKFEGIETEQATLFGNFVYQEGKGFTKLPITLQKIYSLPKHIPAEQVPEFIREFFRNEKILFPNPETHPPESYELIIQAISRPHPASPLHLKLSLKTNLGSVPLGTVLQGIKNKKAYLYTQAGFLHLQHCLFHFLQQFLAVHKCLIPESTLIASVADIFKLDALASLTLAQDVLATEEDLQFFSQLKAACLPPIPQNFFSTDHQLRPYQNSGLLWLWFLYNYRLSGLLCDEMGLGKTHQATALLDVVYQSSKEPPHPKFLVVCPTSVLPHWEHILSSHLAGVSMFTFHGPNKPSTLPPCDILLTSYGTLRQNYSKFYKLAFTIAVFDEIHVAKNKTSQIHKILCRLDAHMKLGLTGTPVENNLLEFKGLLDIILPNYLPSDTLFKKLFTQKASSEDLEDIPSQDLLLKLTRPFILRRTKKLVLPELPEKVESIVPCVLSAEQERLYAKALQQEKSQIQQLETEETTNFLHIFALLNHLKQICDHPAVFFKKPEEYHHHHSGKWNVFVKLLQDSLASGYKVVVFSQYIHMIQIITQYLEEIGIKYASIQGKSLNRKEEIERFSTDPTCRVFVGSLLAAGTGINLTAGNIVIMYDRWWNPAKENQALDRVHRFGQKNTVFIYKLITENTLEERIHYLIEKKIHLLDKVIVTQDSNILHMLNREDLLAILSYKDEHNEIEEPQI
- the sctJ gene encoding type III secretion system inner membrane ring lipoprotein SctJ → MFRSSISRCFFFLFALFCCTGCNSRSLIVYGLPGREANEIVVLLVSKGVAAQKLPKAAASTGGGSTEQLWDISVPSAQITEALAILNQAGLPRMKGTSLLDLFAKQGLVPSELQEKIRYQEGLSEQMASTIRKMDGIVDASVQISFSTEEDVVPLTASVYVKHRGVLDNPNSIMASKIKRLIASAVPGLTPENVSVVSDRAAYSDITINGPWGLTDDIDYVSVWGIVLAKSSLLKFRLIFYFLILILFILSCGLLWVIWKTHTLILSLGGAKSLFSPTPYSTVALNSAQPTNKAPDAKDPAEAPAEKEDAEQAKEASTDAPEGSAENEES